The sequence CGGCATCCACCTGCTCGGGCGCTACCTGCACCTGCGCCACGAGGGCGAGTCCTCGGAAGCGGCCACGCGCGAGTCCTTCACGCACACGGGCGGCGCGGCGCTGGTGTCCGCGCTGGTGGCGGCGCTGACGTTCTTCGTGCTGGGCACCTCGCGCTTCCGCGCGTTCCGTGAGTTCGGCGTCATCGCGGGCGTGGGCATGCTGGTGCTCGTCGCCGCGTACGTGCTGGTGCTGCCCGCGCTGCTGGGGCTGGCGGCGCGGTGGAGGTGGCGGCCCAGGCTCGCGGCGGCGTCGCCCCGTCACTCGCCCCTGGGACGCGTGCTGGTGCGCCACCGCGTCGTCATCACCCTCGCGTCGGCCGTGCTGCTCGCGGGGCTGGTGACGCAGGTGCCCCGGCTGCGCTTCGACTACGACTTCCGCTCGCTGTGGGACGAGGACCTTCCGTCCTTCGTGCTGGACCGCGAGGTGAACCGCATCATCGGCTACTCGCAGACGCCGCTGGTGGTGCTCACCGACACGCCCGAGCAGGAGCAGGCCATGGTGCACGCGCTCCAGCAGGAGCAGCGCGAGCACGGCAAGGACTCCACCATCGACTTCGTGGCCTCGCTGTCGTCGCTCGTCCCGCCGGACCAGCAGGCGAAGCAGGTCATCCTCCAGCGGCTGTCGAAGACGCTCCAGGACGTGCCCGAGGAGCGCCTGTCATCCGAGCAGCGCGACCAACTCACGGCCTTGCGCCGCGCGGCCCAGGCGAAGCCCTTCACCCAGGCGGACCTGCCCCCCAGCGTGCGCCAGCAGTTCCTGAGCCGGCAGGGCGGCACGAGCGGCTTCGTCATGGTGTACCCGTCGGTGAGCCTGTCGGACGGGAAGGCCATCCGCGCGCTGGCGCGCGAGGTGCGCGCCGTGGACCCGGAGGGCGCCCGGCGCAGCCCCATCGCCGGCGAGGCGCTGGTGCTGTCGGACATCCTCGACATGGTGACGCAGGAGGGGCCGCTCATCCTCGGCGGCGCGACGCTGGCGGTGCTGCTGGCCATGTGGGCCACGCTGGGCGGGCTGCGCATGGCGGTGCTGTGCCTGCTGCCCACGGTGGTGTCGCTGGTGGCGCTGCTGGGGTTGATGCCGCTGATAGGCGCGAAGTTCAACTATCTCAACATCCTCGTGGTGCCGGTGCTCATCGGCACCACGGTGGACGCGGGCGTGCATCTGTTGACACGTCTGTCTTCACCGGGCAGCGACTTCGTGGCTGTCTATTCTGAGACAGGCAGGGCCATCTGCGGGGGCCTGCTGACGAGCGCCATGGGATTCGGCGCCCTCTTCCTCGCGGACCATCCCGGCCTCAATTCCATTGGCGCGCTGGCCAACCTGGGCTTCGCCACCAACCTGCTCATCATGCTGGTGGCCTTCCCTGCGCTGCTGCTGGTGCTCTCCGAACGCAGGCTGCGGCGCCGCCGGGCGCGCCCGGAGAAGGAGAAGGAGTCCACGGTGGCGGGGCCTCCGGGCTCGAAGCCCGCCACGCAGACGAGCTGAGACGGTGGGAGGACTGAAGGTCGCACACGCACGAAGGGAGGCAGCAATGGTGAAGCAGATGAAGCGGGGTGGGTTGTGGGCGGGTGCGTTGACGGGCGCCCTGGTGCTGGGCACTGCATGCAGCGCGACGGAGGCACCGGTGGCGCTGGCGCAGGCGACGCCGAGCACGGGCCAGCCGGCGACGGGCGGCTCGGGCACGGACGTCACCGGCACCCCGGCGCAGGAGCCCAGCCCGGGCACGTCGACGGGCGTCACCACGCCACCGGGCACCAGCACGACGGCCCCG comes from Pyxidicoccus parkwaysis and encodes:
- a CDS encoding efflux RND transporter permease subunit, whose translation is MDSDSTTPTQGERKWMVRVERTLGALAAHNHRRPAVALLLAVLLAAVSGVFALRLRLNANLADLLPKSFESVQDLHTLEQRFGALGWVAVVGEGGDAESLQRFADELAPRLEALPGIRFVELKRPSAFFRDRALYFLSEDDLKEVERRLDARITYEKQRANPLFVDLVGEEAPSLDFSDLEKKYGGSAGQRLSSNEGDYYLDADARRVVLLAKPDTSSADLAYSRRLIDEVREVLNAQDLSKYGKDFRVDITGTFQKKIDQQSQIGRDIAVSSAVASALMLLYLLFHFRSALAVGLVLAPVGVGLAWTYGLVAGVYGEVNLLTGFLGAILGGLGIEHGIHLLGRYLHLRHEGESSEAATRESFTHTGGAALVSALVAALTFFVLGTSRFRAFREFGVIAGVGMLVLVAAYVLVLPALLGLAARWRWRPRLAAASPRHSPLGRVLVRHRVVITLASAVLLAGLVTQVPRLRFDYDFRSLWDEDLPSFVLDREVNRIIGYSQTPLVVLTDTPEQEQAMVHALQQEQREHGKDSTIDFVASLSSLVPPDQQAKQVILQRLSKTLQDVPEERLSSEQRDQLTALRRAAQAKPFTQADLPPSVRQQFLSRQGGTSGFVMVYPSVSLSDGKAIRALAREVRAVDPEGARRSPIAGEALVLSDILDMVTQEGPLILGGATLAVLLAMWATLGGLRMAVLCLLPTVVSLVALLGLMPLIGAKFNYLNILVVPVLIGTTVDAGVHLLTRLSSPGSDFVAVYSETGRAICGGLLTSAMGFGALFLADHPGLNSIGALANLGFATNLLIMLVAFPALLLVLSERRLRRRRARPEKEKESTVAGPPGSKPATQTS